The Populus nigra chromosome 19, ddPopNigr1.1, whole genome shotgun sequence genome includes a window with the following:
- the LOC133680577 gene encoding protein CASPARIAN STRIP INTEGRITY FACTOR 1-like, whose protein sequence is MGLVLLKKISLLFLLISASFLSTSFAGRRSKSVNKLAEEVEVSAATYEEISSKPSHNNEATTIHERLLKANTKDYGNYNPAPALVRPPFKLIPN, encoded by the exons ATGGGTCTCGTGCTTCTCAAGAAGATTAGCCTTCTCTTCCTCCTTATTTCAGCATCATTTCTATCAACTTCCTTTGCAG GTCGACGGTCCAAGTCTGTGAACAAGTTGGCGGAGGAAGTGGAGGTCAGTGCCGCCACTTACGAG GAAATATCAAGCAAGCCATCGCACAACAACGAAGCGACAACTATCCATGAAAGGCTTCTGAAAGCTAATACCAAAGACTATGGAAACTATAATCCAGCTCCAGCTCTTGTCAGGCCTCCTTTCAAGCTCATACCAAACTGA